CGGCACTAACTCACCATCCAACCATGGCGAAACCTGGCGCGTGAGATCGACCGGCTTTTGATTGCGATACAGAGATTTCAGGGCATAATGCCGATCGGCACCCTCGACAATGTCACTGATAATCCCTTCCCCTTCACCGCAAACCACAGTATCGAACAGATTAGCGGCAGAAAAGGCCTGAGGGGCCGCCGTCACTTCCGGACCACCGGCCACCAGAACCAACTTCGGGCAGCGTTTCCTCAGCTCTACGGCCAGGGCGACCATCGCCTGATGGTTCCACACATAGATACTCAACGCCACCAGAGAAGCTCCGGTGCGCACGATGGCGCCGATCATCTGTTCGAGGTCCTGATGGAGATATAATTCCACCTGGACGACACGGGATTTCACAGAGTCGGGCAGGGAAGCGGCCACGGATGCAGTTCCGAGAGGCACCGCCTGGGCACAGGGCCGTACATGCAGCGTGACAAAAGCAATCGGTTTGGACATCGGTTTCAGCGCTTGAGGTTGACGGTAATCTTCGGTTTACCCTGATCGTTAACGACGCGAAAATTGCATTCGACATTACCGTATTTCTGCCGAATCATTTCTTTTTGCTTGTCGATAAACGATTCAAGTTGTTCTTTAGAGGGGACATTGCGCTGACACTCGCGGCAGATCGCCTGGTAATCATGATAAACGCGATCAATCTCCGTCTGCTGCGATGCAGAACTGTCCATACTGCTGGTCTTGTGCCGATGGTAGCGACCTTCATCCATTTCCCGCTGAATCCGGTCCCACATATTCTGATAGGAATAAAAACTTCCACTGAGGTTCTGAAAACGATATCGTAAGTCGGTTTGCATGATGCGGCGTTGATTGAGACGGCGGATAAACCGCTCAAGGGCTTCACGTTCGCGGATCGGAGCACGCTTTTCAACACCGGCAAAATATTGCTCATAGCGGATGCGCAAATCTTTGAGCTTCAGTTCGATATCCGCCAGGTGTTGATTGATTTGTTTCCGATCATCAAGAACTTTGGCCAACGGCAACCTCCTTATTTTCCCAACCGACTGTGGGGATCACGCTTGACTCCTCCGGTCAATTCGGCTAGAAGAGTTTTAACATATTCTAAGAGGATATTCTATGTCTACAGAGAATCTCGCAGCCGTCATCCTTGCCGCCGGCAAGGGAACCCGGATGAAATCCCAACAGCCCAAAGTTCTCCACCAGATCGCCGGTCAACCTATTGCGTTCTATCCCGTCCAGTGGTGTCAATCTCTGGGCTGCGACAAAACCGTGATGGTGATCGGTCATCAGGCCGATCGCGTCAAGGAGACCTTTGAACCGTATCAGGTCGACTTTGTCGTCCAGGAACAACAACTGGGCACCGGCCACGCTCTTATGGTGACCGAATCGGCCCTGCAATCGTTCAGCGGCACACTGCTTCTACTGTGTGGCGATGTTCCACTATTGCGCGAGGAAACACTCCAACAACTTATTGAGGCGCACCGGTCATCCCAAGCCGCCGTTACCGTTTTGACCACCCATATGGAAAATCCCTATGGCTACGGTAGAATTATTCGCAACTCAGGTCAAATTGAAAAGATTGTTGAAGAAAAAGATGCCACCGACGCCCAAAAGTGTGTCACGGAGATCAATACCGGCATCTATGCTTTCGCAGCCCCACGGGTTTACGAGTTACTCCACCGTATCGGCAACGACAATGCTCAAGGTGAATATTATCTGACCGATATCATTTCTTTGGCTCAGAATTCTGGGTTCAAGACCGCCGCCTGCGTCCTTGAAGATTCCCGGGAATGCATGGGTATCAACGACCGGGTACAATTGGCGGAAGCCGGCGAAATTTTGCGCCAACGCATCAACCACCGGCATATGGTCAACGGCGTCACCCTGCAAAACCCCTCGGCAACCTATATTGACGCTGCTGTCACCATTGAGGCCGATACCGTCATAGAAGCGAATTGCCATATCCGCGGTGCTTCCCATATTGGCCCATGTTGCCATATCGAAACCGGCAGTGTCATTGATGACTGCCGGATCGGTCCGTCAACCCGCATCAAGGCCGGGTCGGTTCTTGAACAGTCGCAACTGGCGGAGCATTGTGCCATCGGGCCGATGGCCCATTTGCGTCCGGGGACAATTCTTCAGGGCCACAATAAACTGGGCAATTTTGTCGAAACCAAAAAAGCGGTACTGGGACCACACTCTCAAGCCAGCCACCTTACCTATATTGGCGATGCCGAACTCGGCCGCGATATCAACCTCGGCTGTGGTACCATCACCTGTAATTACGATGGCGTCAACAAACATAAAACCGTCATTGAGGATGGTGTCTTCGTCGGCAGCGACTGTCAACTGATCGCGCCGGTCACCCTGGGCCGCAACTGTCTGATCGGTGCCGGTTCGACGATTACCAAAGACGTTCCAGCGGATGCTTTGGCTCTTTCGCGCAGCGAGCAAAAGGTGATCAAAGGGTGGCGTAAACGAAAAAAATAAGGGCTGGATGGGCGATAAAATGTCGGGCGCGTTGCCCCCGACGGCTTTTTCAAAAATCTCTGATGAGCGTTTCAGTATGCCTTGTTAAACGTATATCATGATTATTGGGTCAGTGGCATTGACGCGTCCCGCGAAGGGGACGGTTCAATATCTTGTTAAGGAGAATTCCTGTTTATGTGCGGAATCGTTGGATATATCGGTCAGAAACCAGCAGTGGAGATTGTTCTGGAGGGTCTGCGTCGCCTCGAATACCGCGGTTACGACTCGGCGG
This region of uncultured Desulfuromonas sp. genomic DNA includes:
- the glmU gene encoding bifunctional UDP-N-acetylglucosamine diphosphorylase/glucosamine-1-phosphate N-acetyltransferase GlmU; translated protein: MSTENLAAVILAAGKGTRMKSQQPKVLHQIAGQPIAFYPVQWCQSLGCDKTVMVIGHQADRVKETFEPYQVDFVVQEQQLGTGHALMVTESALQSFSGTLLLLCGDVPLLREETLQQLIEAHRSSQAAVTVLTTHMENPYGYGRIIRNSGQIEKIVEEKDATDAQKCVTEINTGIYAFAAPRVYELLHRIGNDNAQGEYYLTDIISLAQNSGFKTAACVLEDSRECMGINDRVQLAEAGEILRQRINHRHMVNGVTLQNPSATYIDAAVTIEADTVIEANCHIRGASHIGPCCHIETGSVIDDCRIGPSTRIKAGSVLEQSQLAEHCAIGPMAHLRPGTILQGHNKLGNFVETKKAVLGPHSQASHLTYIGDAELGRDINLGCGTITCNYDGVNKHKTVIEDGVFVGSDCQLIAPVTLGRNCLIGAGSTITKDVPADALALSRSEQKVIKGWRKRKK
- a CDS encoding MXAN_5187 C-terminal domain-containing protein translates to MAKVLDDRKQINQHLADIELKLKDLRIRYEQYFAGVEKRAPIREREALERFIRRLNQRRIMQTDLRYRFQNLSGSFYSYQNMWDRIQREMDEGRYHRHKTSSMDSSASQQTEIDRVYHDYQAICRECQRNVPSKEQLESFIDKQKEMIRQKYGNVECNFRVVNDQGKPKITVNLKR